One segment of Carya illinoinensis cultivar Pawnee chromosome 1, C.illinoinensisPawnee_v1, whole genome shotgun sequence DNA contains the following:
- the LOC122312539 gene encoding probably inactive receptor-like protein kinase At2g46850, whose protein sequence is MFPLLFGFVIILGLLKQLPVSLSLPEPQKHEQAQPLLLPTQCNEKCGSLHIPFPFYLNTSCGSVSDAFHLSCSNSTIPFLNIASESYRILEFFSDGVLVDFPGPSSCRQYNDLRAFSFSRSNYFSVSVDNVIGLYDCEDSSLCKAECETINMPGCDGSDTSPACCYPLSDHGIWHIGDGFTVFSKFGCRGFGSWAVLRGANAGKRGVKLEWAIPRNSSRGACASNGYIVNATGIEAGVRCLCQDGFSGDGFANGVGCLKSCIKDGREAFGTDCYNKQTSGRKVVMVAGVLASVLIVASLTALLYLIKRHVKQGKFDTDQAYFHSTISFRKACRTRLFTYHELDRATKGFEKGQTLADSTNGSIYAGILGDRSHIAVLKLHCDNERDLLQVLSQIEVLSLIQHRNMAHLLGCCIDAGYAPLVVYEYPANGTLEEHLLHSREHNIGLDWYKRLHIAAETASVLAFLQSEISPPIYHHYLRSSCLFLDDDFSVKIAGLGLLTSSIGNGSDLHKSDVYNLGVLLLEIISGSNHFDTPTVALHKMKCGKLEEIVDPFLYYHEQPPFRREQIEIVADLATRCLLFGRDGKLGMMDVARELVHITKESIDGSSRRGPALEETFSNSSLLQMISMSPDSIHVP, encoded by the exons ATGTTTCCTCTGCTCTTTGGTTTCGTTATTATTCTTGGGCTTCTTAAACAACTGCCCGTGTCCCTGTCTCTCCCTGAACCTCAAAAACATGAACAGGCACAACCCCTTTTGCTACCAACTCAGTGCAATGAGAAATGTGGGAGCCTTCATATCCCTTTCCCATTTTATTTGAACACTTCATGTGGGTCGGTTTCTGATGCTTTTCATCTCTCATGCTCCAACTCCACCATTCCTTTCCTCAATATTGCTTCTGAAAGCTATCGGATTCTTGAATTCTTCTCTGATGGTGTACTGGTCGACTTTCCAGGTCCCTCTTCCTGTCGTCAGTATAATGATTTGCGTGCCTTCAGTTTTTCCAGAAGTAATTACTTCAGCGTGTCGGTTGACAATGTCATTGGGTTGTATGATTGCGAGGATTCTTCTTTATGCAAAGCAGAATGCGAAACAATTAACATGCCTGGTTGTGATGGCAGTGATACTTCCCCTGCCTGCTGCTATCCCCTTTCTGACCATGGTATATGGCATATTGGAGATGGCTTTACCGTTTTTTCTAAGTTTGGGTGCAGAGGGTTCGGGAGTTGGGCTGTTCTGAGGGGGGCTAATGCAGGTAAGCGTGGAGTTAAGTTGGAATGGGCTATTCCAAGGAATTCATCCAGGGGAGCATGTGCTAGCAATGGATATATTGTGAATGCTACAGGAATTGAAGCAGGGGTAAGGTGCTTGTGTCAAGATGGGTTTTCTGGCGATGGATTTGCAAATGGAGTAGGGTGCTTGAAGT CATGCATCAAGGACGGACGGGAAGCATTTGGGACTGACTGCTACAATAAACAAACCAGTGGAAGGAAAGTCGTGATGGTGGCGG GAGTTCTGGCTTCGGTTCTGATAGTTGCCTCATTGACTGCACTGCTCTATCTAATCAAGCGGCATGTTAAGCAGGGGAAATTTGACACAGACCAGGCGTACTTTCACAGCACCATCTCATTCCGCAAAGCATGTAGGACTCGATTATTCACTTACCATGAGCTGGATCGTGCCACTAAAGGGTTTGAAAAGGGTCAAACACTTGCAGATAGCACTAATGGCTCAATTTATGCCGGGATTCTTGGGGATAGATCCCACATAGCTGTGCTTAAGTTACACTGTGACAATGAAAGAGATCTACTTCAAGTTCTATCCCAAATCGAGGTTTTATCCCTCATTCAACACCGGAATATGGCCCATCTCCTTGGATGCTGTATCGATGCTGGCTATGCCCCACTTGTGGTCTATGAGTATCCTGCAAATGGTACTTTGGAGGAACATTTACTTCATAGTAGAGAACATAACATTGGTCTTGACTGGTACAAGAGGTTGCACATTGCGGCTGAAACAGCTAGTGTTCTTGCATTCCTGCAAAGTGAGATTTCTCCTCCCATCTACCACCATTATCTCAGATCCAGTTGCTTGTTTTTAGACGATGATTTTTCAGTGAAGATTGCCGGGCTCGGTCTACTCACCTCAAGCATTGGGAATGGGTCTGATTTGCACAAAAGTGATGTTTATAACTTGGGAGTTCTTCTTCTCGAGATTATTTCAGGCTCAAATCACTTTGACACGCCAACTGTAGCTTTGCACAAAATGAAGTGTGGAAAGCTCGAGGAGATTGTGGATCCATTCCTTTACTATCACGAGCAACCACCTTTTCGTCGAGAGCAAATAGAGATAGTTGCAGACCTTGCAACGAGATGTTTGTTGTTTGGTAGAGATGGAAAACTTGGTATGATGGATGTTGCAAGGGAGTTGGTACATATTACTAAAGAAAGCATTGATGGAAGTAGTAGGAGGGGTCCTGCTCTAGAGGAAACATTTTCGAATTCCAGCCTCCTTCAAATGATATCAATGTCTCCTGATTCTATACACGTTCCATGA